In Providencia rettgeri, the following proteins share a genomic window:
- a CDS encoding TorD/DmsD family molecular chaperone, with translation MNEFSIVCRILGTLFQRSPSDSLVKPLIDMIAQDKLKASWPLEQDELWSRMAKDLDINALNADYQALFAGGSPAVSMLANDYDSEITEAEVREFLTVRGMSLTNAPADAFGALLLAASWLEDQAAEDETAAQEELFDSYILSWYGSFLGKVEAHATTPFYRTLAQITRDAVIALRDELDSDVE, from the coding sequence ATGAACGAATTTTCAATTGTCTGCCGCATTTTGGGGACACTATTTCAACGTAGTCCCTCTGATAGCCTCGTAAAGCCGCTTATTGATATGATTGCTCAAGATAAATTAAAAGCATCATGGCCATTGGAACAAGATGAGTTGTGGTCACGCATGGCGAAAGATCTCGATATCAATGCGCTTAATGCGGATTACCAAGCTCTGTTTGCCGGTGGATCCCCAGCAGTTTCAATGTTAGCGAATGATTACGATTCTGAAATTACAGAAGCAGAGGTTCGCGAATTTTTAACGGTGAGAGGAATGTCTTTGACGAATGCGCCTGCTGATGCCTTTGGTGCTTTGCTACTCGCAGCGTCTTGGTTGGAAGACCAAGCGGCGGAAGATGAAACCGCAGCTCAAGAAGAGTTATTTGATAGCTATATTCTGAGCTGGTATGGCAGCTTTTTAGGGAAGGTTGAAGCACATGCAACAACCCCATTTTACCGTACTCTAGCCCAAATTACCCGTGATGCTGTAATCGCACTGCGTGATGAACTTGACTCAGATGTGGAATAA